AGAAAAAACCGTCAGGGATGATTGACTTTTTTAAAACTTTGGTCTATGTTTCGAGTAAAAAGGGAGAAACTTCGATTAAAAACCAGGATTAACAGGAGACATCGAGGGGAAAACCATGCCAGCTCCGGTCAAAAAAGAACGCTTATATTCTCAGCGTGAGATTCAAAAAAGGGTTAAAGAATTGGCCCGAACCATTTCTGAAGATTACCGGAAAGAGGATCTTATCCTGATCGGCGTCTTGAAAGGGGCCTTTGTATTCCTGTCCGATCTGGCCAGAAATCTTTCCATTCCTGTCAAATTGGATTTTGTCCGATTGGCCAGTTACGGCAGTCAAAGTCAAAGCCAGGGGGAAATCCGGCTCACTAAATCTATTGAAATCCCCATTAAAGACAAACACGTCCTGGTGGTCGAAGACATCGTAGACAGCGGATTGACCTTGAAATTCTTATTGGAATTCCTGAAAAAAGAAAACCCTCAATCGGTCCGTATTTGTGCCTTAATCGACAAAAGCGAACGACGGGAAGTCCAGGTCCCTGTCGATTATATAGGATTTTCAATCCCCAAAGGGTTTATTGTGGGCTACGGGCTGGATTTTGATGAACAATATCGTCACCTCCCCGGGCTCTATCACTTGCATTTTTAATAATCGGCATTTTTAACATTGTAAGGAGGC
This Deltaproteobacteria bacterium DNA region includes the following protein-coding sequences:
- the hpt gene encoding hypoxanthine phosphoribosyltransferase, with the translated sequence MPAPVKKERLYSQREIQKRVKELARTISEDYRKEDLILIGVLKGAFVFLSDLARNLSIPVKLDFVRLASYGSQSQSQGEIRLTKSIEIPIKDKHVLVVEDIVDSGLTLKFLLEFLKKENPQSVRICALIDKSERREVQVPVDYIGFSIPKGFIVGYGLDFDEQYRHLPGLYHLHF